A region from the Chrysoperla carnea chromosome 4, inChrCarn1.1, whole genome shotgun sequence genome encodes:
- the LOC123298490 gene encoding retinol dehydrogenase 11-like yields MLTGVKKYYRSSYGKCRSNKKLIGKTVIITGANSGLGKATAIDLALRGARVILACRNLEAANATKEEIIYQTDNENIVVHHVDFESLDSVREFSKKIHATEERVDILVNNAGASQLGNKLTKDGLHIAMQVNHFAPFLLTNLLLDLLKKSAPSRIVNVSSRFHKNARLNLNDLNEAPAVDVITYSNTKLCNLLMSNVLSRRLAGTGVTSNCSHPGFVDTNICKNMSYIEWLGWKILAYLFFRTPKEGAQTTIHLAVSEELENVSGKYFANCIEATPSKQAQDEKLADRVWELSEKAVGLMPDEKHI; encoded by the exons atgctTACTGgtgtgaaaaaatattatcgtAGTTCATATGGAAAATGtagaagtaataaaaaattaatagggAAAACTGTTATTATTACTGGAGCTAATTCAG GTTTGGGTAAAGCAACAGCAATAGATTTGGCTCTTCGTGGTGCAAGAGTTATATTAGCATGCAGGAATTTGGAAGCAGCGAATGCAACCAAAGAAGAAATCATTTACCAAACtgataatgaaaatatagtGGTTCATCATGTTGACTTCGAATCTTTAGATTCGGTACGAGAATTTTCCAAAAAGATTCATGCTACTGAAGAACGTGTCgatattttagttaataatgCTGGTGCAAGTCAACTtggtaataaattaacaaaagatGGTCTACATATTGCAATGCAAGTGAATCATTTTGCaccatttttattgacaaatttgttactag atttattaaagaaatccgCACCAAGTCGTATTGTGAATGTGTCATCtcgttttcataaaaatgctCGATTAAATTTAAACGATTTAAACGAAGCACCAGCAGTTGATGTTATTAcatattcaaatacaaaattatgtaaTCTTTTAATGTCAAATGTATTATCTCGAAGATTAGCTGGCACTGGAGTTACATCAAATTGTTCACATCCTGGATTTGTTGACACAAACATATGCAAAAACATGTCGTATATAGAATGGCTTGGTTGGAAAATATTGGCATACTTATTTTTCAGG acTCCAAAAGAAGGTGCTCAAACAACAATTCATTTGGCTGTATCAGAAGAGTTAGAAAATGTATCTGGAAAATATTTTGCTAACTGTATAGAAGCTACGCCATCAAAACAAGCTCAAGACGAAAAATTGGCTGACAGAGTATGGGAACTAAGTGAAAAAGCAGTTGGTTTAATGCCGGatgaaaaacatatttag